From the genome of Pukyongia salina, one region includes:
- a CDS encoding GNAT family N-acetyltransferase encodes MDYHSDRFTDHSLMMYKDEELIAVLPANIKDETVYSHQGLTYGGFVLNEKCKLFDALEAYKAMLQFLFSEGIASLYFRVIPTFYNLLPSDELEYFLFRSGATLEKRDVLMVIDYAYKLRFQKNRREGINKAIRNGLTVTIDNNYDTFWNEILIPNLKQKHGIAPVHSLDEIKLLASRFPDNIKQVSVYKEDKMVAGTTVFLTKTTVHPQYVSGNPDKNFFGSLDLAYNFIINECWQDKRYFDFNISSEENGEVLNSGLIFWKETCGARTWKADNYLVDTASYKQLNLKIK; translated from the coding sequence ATGGACTACCATAGTGACCGGTTTACCGATCATTCTCTTATGATGTATAAAGATGAAGAACTCATCGCGGTTCTACCTGCAAATATCAAGGATGAAACTGTTTATTCGCATCAGGGGCTTACTTACGGTGGCTTTGTATTGAACGAAAAATGCAAGTTATTCGATGCGCTTGAAGCCTATAAGGCGATGTTACAATTTTTATTTTCTGAAGGGATAGCCTCCTTATATTTTAGGGTGATCCCAACGTTCTATAATCTCCTTCCTTCCGATGAGCTTGAGTATTTTTTATTCAGATCGGGAGCGACATTAGAAAAGCGGGATGTTTTAATGGTGATCGATTATGCGTATAAGTTACGTTTTCAGAAGAATAGAAGAGAAGGGATTAACAAGGCAATCAGAAACGGGCTCACCGTAACCATAGACAACAACTACGACACCTTCTGGAATGAGATCCTTATTCCTAACCTGAAACAGAAACACGGTATTGCACCAGTTCATTCCCTTGACGAGATAAAACTTCTGGCTTCGAGGTTTCCGGATAATATTAAGCAAGTAAGCGTGTACAAGGAAGATAAGATGGTGGCCGGTACCACAGTTTTTTTAACAAAAACCACGGTGCATCCTCAGTATGTTTCGGGGAATCCTGATAAAAATTTCTTCGGAAGCCTGGACCTGGCATATAATTTTATCATAAACGAATGTTGGCAGGATAAACGATATTTCGATTTCAATATCTCCAGTGAAGAGAATGGGGAGGTTTTAAACAGTGGTCTCATTTTCTGGAAGGAAACTTGTGGAGCCAGAACGTGGAAGGCAGACAACTATTTGGTGGACACCGCATCTTATAAACAACTAAATCTAAAAATAAAGTGA